One genomic window of Deinococcus peraridilitoris DSM 19664 includes the following:
- a CDS encoding NAD(P)-dependent oxidoreductase, giving the protein MGLQANPAPSPLTGPNLGLVGYGHLGQATARKGQGLGWHAIAYDASAEPGSRGAGGVKMVTLSVAS; this is encoded by the coding sequence GTGGGACTTCAAGCAAACCCAGCGCCTTCACCGCTCACCGGGCCAAACCTCGGTCTGGTCGGCTACGGACACCTTGGTCAAGCCACCGCCCGTAAAGGCCAAGGACTCGGCTGGCACGCCATAGCTTACGATGCATCCGCTGAGCCCGGCAGCCGTGGTGCTGGTGGAGTGAAGATGGTTACGCTGAGCGTTGCGAGCTGA
- a CDS encoding bifunctional 4-hydroxy-2-oxoglutarate aldolase/2-dehydro-3-deoxy-phosphogluconate aldolase, whose amino-acid sequence MLELIEQHRLIAILRGVPPQHAPKLAEHLHGAGVRLLEVALSDAFGVPALQAIQQHFGHDLHLGAGTITTPERAEAARQAGATYILTPHLIPDVNTYARQHQLGLISGATTPTEIQQARAQGSEVVKLFPAGNLGAGYVKSLLGPYPDLPILAVGAITEDNLQDFMKAGVVGVGLGSYLTSTDWSRPDYSLLQKRARRVLQQLHG is encoded by the coding sequence GTGCTCGAATTGATTGAGCAACACCGATTGATTGCCATTCTCCGCGGCGTACCCCCACAACACGCCCCCAAGCTGGCCGAGCACCTGCACGGCGCCGGGGTGCGCCTGCTCGAAGTGGCCCTCAGCGACGCATTCGGCGTGCCCGCCCTGCAGGCCATCCAACAGCACTTCGGCCACGACCTGCACCTCGGCGCTGGGACCATCACCACCCCCGAGCGCGCCGAAGCTGCCCGGCAAGCCGGCGCGACGTACATCCTCACCCCGCACCTGATTCCCGACGTGAACACGTACGCCCGCCAGCACCAGCTCGGCCTGATCAGCGGTGCCACCACCCCAACCGAAATCCAGCAAGCCCGCGCCCAGGGCAGTGAAGTCGTCAAGCTTTTCCCCGCTGGGAATCTGGGGGCGGGGTACGTGAAGAGCCTCCTTGGGCCTTACCCGGACCTCCCGATTCTCGCCGTCGGCGCGATCACCGAGGACAACTTGCAGGACTTTATGAAAGCCGGCGTGGTTGGTGTTGGCTTGGGAAGTTACCTCACCAGCACAGACTGGTCACGTCCGGACTACTCCCTCCTTCAAAAACGTGCCCGCCGGGTCCTTCAGCAGCTGCACGGCTGA
- a CDS encoding 2-dehydro-3-deoxygalactonokinase, with product MIALLDSGTTRTRLRLWDQNHVVWHGERQVGSADVARAGVNHQLRAAIAELLSEARRTGSITTIIASGMISSNVGLLEVPQLHAPLTYEALATSLMLHHFTDLGEVLFVPGVRTLPSTLSLDDLAQADVMRGEETEVVGLRRLLSLSGNVTFMHYGSHHKLVWTDDQGIHASRTNLNGELLAAISMHTILRSSVPPLDTFHEVNDHWWHQGLNASVQHGFSRACFMVRLADQFLKATPQDAASFLLGAIASLDLSLLMGQPHLVLYGRSTMTLPMQRYLQARGQQVDVADETTTQQAAIAGALHLHEQYTSRKE from the coding sequence TTGATTGCCCTTCTCGATTCCGGAACCACCCGAACGCGGCTCCGCCTGTGGGATCAAAATCACGTCGTATGGCACGGCGAACGCCAAGTCGGTTCCGCGGACGTCGCGCGCGCTGGAGTCAACCATCAACTTCGAGCAGCCATCGCTGAATTGCTGAGTGAAGCACGCCGTACCGGCTCGATCACCACCATCATCGCGTCCGGGATGATCTCCAGCAACGTCGGGCTGCTTGAAGTTCCACAACTCCACGCACCCCTCACCTACGAAGCGCTCGCCACGAGCCTGATGCTTCATCATTTCACTGACCTCGGGGAGGTGCTCTTCGTCCCGGGCGTCCGCACCCTCCCGTCCACACTGTCTTTGGATGACCTCGCGCAAGCGGATGTCATGCGAGGCGAAGAAACGGAGGTGGTTGGCCTCAGGCGCCTCCTGAGCCTCTCCGGCAACGTGACCTTCATGCATTACGGCTCGCACCACAAGCTCGTCTGGACTGACGATCAAGGAATTCACGCCAGCCGCACCAACCTGAACGGTGAACTGCTGGCCGCCATCTCCATGCACACGATTCTCCGCAGCAGCGTGCCACCCCTGGACACCTTCCATGAAGTGAATGACCACTGGTGGCACCAAGGGCTGAACGCCAGCGTGCAGCATGGCTTCAGCCGGGCTTGCTTTATGGTGCGGCTCGCCGACCAGTTCCTCAAGGCCACCCCTCAGGACGCCGCCAGCTTCCTGCTGGGCGCGATCGCGAGCCTCGACCTGTCCCTCCTGATGGGCCAGCCGCACTTGGTGCTGTACGGACGCTCCACCATGACCCTTCCCATGCAGCGCTACCTTCAAGCGCGCGGTCAGCAAGTCGACGTCGCGGACGAAACGACAACCCAGCAGGCGGCCATCGCCGGAGCCCTGCACTTACACGAGCAATACACGTCCCGCAAGGAGTAA
- the dgoD gene encoding galactonate dehydratase, which produces MKITALELFTVPPRWLFLKITTDEGLVGWGEPIVEGRAGTVKAAVEELSEYLIGQDASRIEDLWQTLYRGGFYRGGPILSSAISGIEMALWDIKGKALGVPVYELLGGAVRDRMRVYAWIGGDNPRIVVEEAKRLIDHGFTAVKMNGTERMGWIDSPSRVAEAVERVALVRETFGPEVAIGVDFHGRVHKAMAKVLARELDQFGLMFIEEPVLAENLEALRDIVQHTSTPIATGERMYTRWDFKRALQEGYVDIVQPDVAHTGGIFETRKIAAMAEAYDVAVAIHCPLGPIALAASLQVDFCTPNAFIQEQSLGIHYNQGTDLLDYLSDPGVFHYQRGYVERLKRPGLGIEVNEEKVREMAQVGHQWRNPIWRYEDGSIAEW; this is translated from the coding sequence GTGAAAATCACTGCACTTGAATTGTTTACCGTCCCTCCACGCTGGCTCTTCTTGAAAATCACCACCGACGAGGGTTTGGTTGGTTGGGGTGAACCCATCGTGGAAGGCCGGGCGGGAACCGTGAAAGCTGCCGTTGAGGAGCTCAGCGAGTACTTGATCGGACAAGACGCGAGTCGAATCGAGGACCTCTGGCAGACGCTCTACCGCGGCGGCTTCTACCGAGGTGGGCCTATTCTCAGCAGCGCCATTTCAGGCATCGAAATGGCCTTGTGGGACATCAAAGGCAAAGCCCTCGGCGTGCCCGTCTACGAACTGCTCGGCGGTGCCGTACGCGACCGGATGCGGGTGTACGCCTGGATTGGCGGGGACAACCCGCGAATCGTGGTGGAAGAAGCCAAACGGCTGATCGACCATGGCTTTACCGCCGTGAAGATGAACGGCACCGAGCGCATGGGCTGGATTGACTCGCCCTCGCGCGTCGCGGAAGCCGTGGAGCGCGTTGCGCTCGTGCGAGAAACGTTCGGGCCGGAAGTGGCGATTGGTGTGGACTTCCACGGGCGTGTGCACAAAGCCATGGCCAAGGTCCTCGCGCGGGAACTCGACCAGTTCGGCTTGATGTTCATCGAAGAACCCGTCCTCGCAGAGAACCTCGAAGCACTGCGCGACATCGTGCAACACACCAGCACCCCCATTGCAACGGGTGAACGGATGTACACCCGCTGGGATTTCAAACGCGCCTTGCAAGAAGGGTACGTGGACATCGTCCAGCCTGACGTGGCCCACACCGGCGGCATCTTCGAGACCCGCAAGATCGCTGCGATGGCCGAAGCCTACGACGTCGCGGTGGCCATTCACTGCCCCCTGGGGCCAATCGCGCTTGCCGCGTCCCTGCAAGTTGATTTCTGCACGCCAAACGCGTTCATTCAAGAGCAAAGCCTCGGCATTCACTACAACCAGGGCACCGACCTGCTGGACTACCTCAGCGACCCCGGCGTGTTCCACTACCAACGTGGGTACGTGGAGCGCCTCAAGCGGCCAGGCCTTGGCATTGAAGTGAACGAGGAGAAAGTCCGTGAAATGGCCCAAGTTGGCCATCAGTGGCGCAACCCGATCTGGCGGTACGAGGACGGCAGCATCGCTGAATGGTAA
- a CDS encoding FadR/GntR family transcriptional regulator — MTHPTMSAPPTLTKPRVHKELVDRLARRIVGGEFTPHRDFPTEQMLCQEYGVSRSAVREAIRVLATRGMLESRPRVGTRVLDQEQWNFLDPHVLEWIDQTTGWYRFIDDLMDVRLVVEPMAAELAARRATAAEVAMIEAAFLRMAHNLGAAPEEATRGDVAFHIAILRASHNVIYAQLANSFEVALTKQILLANNYNSHKQSTQEHLAVLDAIRLRQPDEARRLMTQMLLVGQRNLKRVRGEQARDESPVAY, encoded by the coding sequence GTGACCCACCCAACGATGAGCGCGCCACCCACACTCACCAAACCCCGCGTGCACAAGGAACTGGTGGACCGTCTTGCCCGCCGGATCGTGGGTGGGGAATTCACGCCTCACCGGGACTTCCCCACCGAGCAGATGCTGTGCCAGGAGTACGGCGTGAGCCGCAGCGCCGTTCGTGAAGCCATCCGGGTCCTCGCGACGCGCGGAATGCTCGAAAGCCGCCCGCGCGTCGGAACCCGTGTCCTCGATCAGGAACAATGGAATTTCCTTGACCCTCACGTCTTGGAGTGGATCGACCAGACGACCGGCTGGTACCGCTTCATCGACGACTTGATGGACGTCCGGCTGGTCGTCGAGCCAATGGCGGCGGAACTCGCCGCACGTCGAGCCACCGCGGCAGAAGTCGCGATGATCGAAGCGGCCTTCCTGCGAATGGCGCACAACCTCGGGGCGGCGCCTGAAGAAGCCACGCGAGGCGACGTGGCATTTCACATCGCCATCCTGCGCGCCAGCCACAACGTCATCTACGCCCAGCTCGCGAACTCATTCGAAGTCGCGCTGACCAAGCAGATTCTCCTTGCCAACAACTACAACTCCCACAAGCAGTCAACCCAAGAGCACCTCGCGGTCCTCGACGCCATCCGCCTTCGCCAACCGGACGAAGCGCGACGCTTGATGACGCAGATGCTCCTCGTCGGGCAGCGCAACTTGAAACGCGTTCGAGGCGAACAAGCGCGCGACGAGTCCCCCGTCGCTTACTGA
- a CDS encoding TRAP transporter substrate-binding protein, producing the protein MKKFAILAPVTLALLSVSAHAQIQNRTIRVSNGVNDTHPVATGVKAMAECAANRSDGKLKIQGFWSAALGDDVAATNALRSGTLEMVIPSSSALVGMQSALGVFDLPFLFNNEKEADAVLDGAFGRNISNKMTSLGLVNLAYWENGFRSVTNSKRPINKMEDLAGLKIRVIPNPIYLETFKALKTNPVPMPFSEVVPALETGAIDGQENPPVTIETSKMYEVQDYLSFSRHIYTPFMVMYSKKLWDRLSKEEQKIISDCAVVGRDAQRKASRTRTDEAVAALKSHGMKVNEIAPAEIAKMRAAVKPVYEQQAKTIGQTNIDQIQKVLEGLRK; encoded by the coding sequence ATGAAGAAGTTCGCGATCCTCGCCCCCGTCACCCTCGCCCTGCTCAGTGTCAGCGCCCACGCGCAAATTCAGAACCGAACGATCCGCGTGTCCAACGGGGTGAACGACACCCACCCGGTCGCGACGGGCGTGAAGGCCATGGCAGAATGCGCCGCCAACCGTTCTGACGGCAAACTCAAGATTCAAGGCTTCTGGAGCGCCGCGCTGGGTGATGACGTCGCTGCCACCAACGCCTTGCGTTCCGGTACCCTGGAAATGGTCATCCCATCCAGTTCCGCGCTCGTCGGCATGCAGTCAGCCCTCGGCGTGTTCGACCTTCCCTTCTTGTTCAACAACGAGAAGGAAGCTGACGCAGTGCTTGACGGTGCGTTCGGCCGCAACATCTCGAACAAAATGACGAGCCTCGGCCTCGTCAACCTTGCCTACTGGGAGAACGGCTTCCGCAGCGTCACGAATTCCAAACGTCCTATCAACAAGATGGAGGACCTCGCGGGCCTCAAGATCCGCGTGATCCCCAACCCCATCTACCTGGAAACGTTCAAGGCGCTGAAGACCAACCCGGTGCCCATGCCCTTCAGTGAAGTCGTCCCGGCCCTCGAAACCGGTGCGATCGACGGTCAGGAGAACCCGCCGGTGACCATCGAGACGTCCAAGATGTACGAGGTGCAGGACTATCTGTCCTTTAGTCGTCACATCTACACGCCCTTTATGGTGATGTACTCCAAGAAGCTGTGGGATCGCCTCTCCAAGGAAGAGCAGAAGATCATCAGCGATTGCGCCGTCGTCGGTCGTGACGCTCAGCGCAAAGCGTCCCGCACTCGCACGGATGAGGCCGTCGCCGCCCTGAAATCGCACGGCATGAAGGTCAACGAGATCGCGCCGGCAGAAATCGCCAAGATGCGCGCCGCCGTGAAGCCAGTGTACGAGCAGCAAGCCAAAACCATCGGCCAAACCAACATCGACCAAATCCAGAAGGTCCTCGAAGGCCTGCGCAAGTAA
- a CDS encoding TRAP transporter large permease: MTIAVFLTALIGSMAIGVPIAFALLLTGIALMWYMGLFDTQIIAQNMVLGADSFQLLAIPFFLLAGELMNAGGLSKRIINFALAWVGHLHGGIGYVAIFAALIMASLSGSAAADSAALAAILIPMMREAGYNMPRSAGLISAGGIIAPVIPPSIAFIVFGVAANLSITKLFMAGIVPGVLMGVSLVVAWAIVSRRTTSMTVLPKQNMQVRMKSLLDGFFALVMPIAVLGGIRFGIVTPTEAGVLAAVYAFVIGTFVYRELKPRHMYAVLLTAAKTTAMVMFLIAAAVVSAWLITQANIPSEILKVLAPFTEHPTLLLLVILVLVLVVGTALDFTPTVLILTPVLMPVIKQVGIDPIYFGVLFIMANAIGLLTPPVGVVLNVVSGVGKVSMTSVIKGVTPFLVAQTLVIVLLILFPQLVLVPLEWLSSRR; encoded by the coding sequence ATGACCATCGCCGTGTTCCTCACCGCTTTGATCGGGTCAATGGCCATTGGCGTACCCATCGCGTTCGCGCTGCTCCTCACCGGAATTGCCTTGATGTGGTACATGGGGCTGTTCGACACACAGATCATCGCGCAGAACATGGTGCTGGGCGCGGACAGCTTCCAACTGCTGGCCATCCCGTTCTTCCTGCTGGCGGGTGAATTGATGAACGCTGGCGGGCTCTCCAAGCGCATCATCAACTTCGCGCTGGCGTGGGTGGGGCACCTGCACGGCGGCATCGGATACGTCGCGATTTTCGCGGCATTGATCATGGCGTCACTGTCCGGTTCCGCCGCGGCCGACAGCGCGGCCCTCGCGGCCATCCTGATTCCGATGATGCGCGAAGCCGGGTACAACATGCCACGCTCGGCAGGCCTGATTTCTGCCGGCGGCATTATCGCGCCCGTCATTCCGCCCTCCATCGCGTTCATCGTGTTCGGCGTGGCCGCCAACTTGTCCATCACCAAGCTATTCATGGCTGGAATTGTGCCCGGCGTGCTGATGGGCGTTTCCCTCGTGGTCGCCTGGGCCATCGTGTCCCGCCGAACGACGTCCATGACCGTCCTGCCGAAGCAAAACATGCAAGTGCGCATGAAATCCCTGCTGGACGGCTTCTTCGCGCTGGTGATGCCCATCGCGGTTCTCGGCGGCATCCGCTTTGGCATCGTGACGCCCACTGAGGCCGGCGTGCTCGCCGCCGTCTACGCGTTTGTCATTGGCACCTTCGTGTACCGTGAACTCAAGCCGCGACACATGTACGCTGTGCTGCTCACCGCTGCCAAAACAACGGCGATGGTGATGTTCCTGATCGCTGCCGCGGTGGTCTCCGCGTGGCTGATTACCCAGGCGAACATTCCCTCTGAGATCCTCAAGGTCCTCGCCCCGTTCACCGAACACCCCACCTTGCTGCTGCTCGTAATCCTGGTGTTGGTCTTGGTGGTGGGCACCGCGCTAGACTTCACTCCAACCGTTCTGATCCTCACGCCCGTCTTGATGCCCGTCATCAAGCAGGTTGGCATCGACCCCATCTACTTCGGAGTACTGTTCATCATGGCCAACGCGATCGGACTCCTCACGCCGCCCGTCGGGGTGGTACTGAACGTCGTCAGTGGGGTCGGTAAGGTCTCCATGACCAGCGTTATCAAAGGCGTCACCCCCTTCCTGGTCGCGCAAACCCTCGTGATCGTCCTGCTCATCCTGTTTCCGCAACTCGTCCTCGTCCCTCTTGAGTGGCTGTCCAGCAGGCGTTAG
- a CDS encoding TRAP transporter small permease, translating to MKRAEALLFRFLEFLIVLLLIGMVGMVFTNVVLRYAFNTGLLISEELSRFFFVWLTFIGAVIVSREHGHLGVDMLVSKFSLNGRRIAMIITDLLILFTTWVLFDGTLRQHGINATTTSPVSGMNMGVVYGIVYFSAVGIGLITLARLYRALTGKLSAAELDRFAGRVDEDVTHTAKGHLE from the coding sequence ATGAAGCGGGCCGAAGCACTGCTGTTCCGCTTCCTGGAATTTTTGATCGTTCTGCTGTTGATTGGCATGGTCGGCATGGTGTTCACGAACGTCGTGCTGCGGTATGCATTCAATACCGGCCTGCTGATCTCCGAGGAACTCTCACGCTTCTTCTTCGTCTGGCTGACCTTTATCGGCGCGGTCATCGTGTCCCGCGAACACGGACACCTCGGGGTGGACATGCTGGTCAGCAAATTCAGCCTCAACGGGCGTCGGATTGCTATGATCATCACCGACCTGCTGATTCTGTTCACCACCTGGGTGCTGTTCGACGGAACCTTGCGGCAGCACGGCATCAACGCGACCACGACCTCTCCCGTCAGCGGAATGAACATGGGCGTGGTGTACGGCATCGTGTACTTCAGCGCGGTCGGCATTGGATTGATCACCCTCGCGCGGCTGTACCGGGCCCTCACTGGCAAGCTCAGCGCAGCTGAACTGGACCGTTTCGCGGGCCGAGTGGACGAGGACGTCACCCACACCGCCAAGGGGCACCTGGAATGA
- a CDS encoding HAD family hydrolase — MERLVGPQEEHGNPVGQPLDTTPLATQNLEKPACSGAPVPPLSAVLFDLDGTLMDTPPAVARVFRQILAARGHPDVSPARVRALVGTRLPNLLATLLNVGVDSQEVEEAVADYRRLYKLHVTPRAEALLYPRGEKRPE; from the coding sequence TTGGAGCGACTTGTCGGACCACAAGAAGAACACGGCAACCCGGTCGGTCAGCCGCTCGACACCACACCCCTGGCGACGCAAAACCTGGAAAAACCGGCGTGTTCTGGTGCGCCCGTGCCTCCCCTGAGCGCCGTTCTCTTCGACCTCGACGGCACCTTGATGGACACGCCGCCGGCCGTTGCGCGGGTGTTCCGCCAAATCCTCGCTGCCCGCGGCCACCCAGACGTTTCCCCCGCACGGGTCCGCGCCCTGGTGGGCACGCGCCTGCCGAATCTCCTCGCGACGCTCCTGAACGTCGGCGTGGACTCACAGGAAGTCGAGGAAGCCGTGGCTGACTACCGCCGCCTGTACAAACTGCACGTCACGCCCCGCGCCGAGGCGCTCCTGTACCCCAGGGGTGAAAAGCGGCCTGAATGA
- a CDS encoding HAD family hydrolase, translating into MKSGLNELRGAAFALAVATNKVQTVALAMLETAGIAHFFPVVVGSDMVPLPKPHPALGFLTAECLHAQPVNCVMIGDTPHDVQMARAAGRRSVALTHGTHDHERLQPVEPTIVLQSYGETVKWLIAQGRQGPRGETCARSLPSLSIRQRTR; encoded by the coding sequence GTGAAAAGCGGCCTGAATGAACTGCGCGGCGCCGCCTTCGCGCTGGCGGTCGCCACAAATAAGGTTCAGACGGTGGCCCTTGCCATGCTCGAAACAGCAGGCATCGCCCACTTCTTTCCGGTAGTGGTTGGATCGGATATGGTGCCGCTGCCCAAACCCCACCCGGCCTTGGGATTCCTCACCGCGGAGTGCCTGCACGCTCAGCCCGTGAATTGTGTAATGATCGGGGATACACCACACGACGTGCAAATGGCACGAGCGGCCGGGAGGCGCTCGGTGGCACTCACGCACGGTACCCACGACCACGAGCGCCTCCAGCCAGTCGAACCCACGATCGTGCTGCAGTCATACGGGGAAACCGTGAAGTGGCTCATCGCACAGGGACGGCAGGGACCGCGCGGAGAAACGTGTGCGCGGTCCCTGCCGTCCCTCTCTATCCGCCAAAGAACGCGGTAA
- a CDS encoding YjhG/YagF family D-xylonate dehydratase yields the protein MDDTPHPDDLLNVQTKAAGPAGNLPFTPEMLLSRPSGDVFALSQNAGMGWNPAQLNRREILILSTQGGIRQPDGTPIALGYHTGHWEVGLLMQAAAEEIASRGGLPFAGYVSDPCDGRTQGTTGMMDSLPYRNDAALVLRRLIRSLPNRRGVLGVATCDKGLPAMLMALAAFPDLATVIVPGGVTLPADGGEDAGKVQTLGARYAHGLITLKEAAEAGCRACATPGGGCQFLGTAATTQVVAEALGLSVPHAALAPSGQPIWKEMAQRSARSVLDLDSWGITTRDILTDEAIENAMTVHAAFGGSTNLLLHIPAIAHAARLRRPSVDDWARVNRATPRLVNVLPNGPDDYPTVLAFTAGGVPEVMLHLRRLGLLHEGCLTVTGKTLGENLDAWEHSERRVRLRALMWDRDGVDPDNVILPPDRARARGLTSTVCFPTGNVAPQGSVIKSTAIDASVVDADGVYRKVGPARVFTTERAAIEAIKGKGPQAVQAGDILVLICRGPMGAGMEEIYQITSALKYLPWGKQVAVITDARFSGVSTGACIGHVGPEALAGGPVGKLLDGDLIEIQVDRNHLVGSVNLVGRGETVWGAEEGERVLAARAPRLDLQADPALPDDTRLWAALQNASGGTWGGCVYDVDSITAFFGG from the coding sequence ATGGACGACACACCACACCCTGACGACCTCCTGAACGTGCAGACCAAAGCAGCCGGGCCCGCCGGAAACCTGCCGTTCACGCCGGAAATGCTGCTCAGCCGTCCGAGCGGCGACGTGTTCGCCCTCAGCCAGAATGCCGGGATGGGCTGGAATCCCGCGCAACTGAACCGGCGGGAAATCCTGATCCTGTCCACCCAGGGTGGGATCCGGCAGCCGGACGGGACTCCCATCGCCTTGGGCTATCACACGGGCCATTGGGAAGTTGGACTGCTGATGCAGGCTGCCGCCGAGGAAATCGCCAGCCGGGGCGGCCTGCCTTTCGCCGGGTACGTCTCCGATCCGTGCGATGGCCGTACTCAAGGCACCACCGGAATGATGGACTCACTGCCGTACCGCAATGACGCCGCGCTCGTCCTGCGTCGGCTCATTCGGTCCCTGCCGAACCGGCGCGGCGTCCTCGGCGTCGCGACGTGCGACAAGGGGCTGCCCGCGATGCTGATGGCGCTCGCGGCATTCCCCGACCTCGCAACCGTGATTGTTCCTGGTGGAGTTACGCTGCCCGCAGATGGTGGTGAGGACGCCGGTAAGGTGCAAACCCTGGGCGCACGGTACGCGCACGGACTCATCACTTTGAAGGAAGCGGCTGAGGCAGGCTGTCGAGCGTGCGCGACACCAGGTGGAGGTTGCCAGTTTCTCGGTACGGCGGCCACCACGCAGGTGGTGGCTGAGGCACTGGGACTCTCCGTTCCTCACGCGGCGCTCGCGCCTTCCGGGCAACCCATCTGGAAAGAGATGGCGCAGCGATCCGCACGCTCGGTTCTTGACCTCGACTCGTGGGGGATTACCACCCGGGACATCCTCACCGATGAGGCCATCGAGAATGCCATGACGGTACACGCGGCGTTTGGGGGTTCGACCAACCTCTTGTTGCACATTCCCGCCATTGCGCATGCCGCTCGGTTGCGTCGCCCCAGCGTGGACGACTGGGCGCGGGTGAACCGCGCCACGCCACGCCTCGTGAACGTCTTGCCAAACGGGCCGGACGACTACCCGACTGTGCTGGCCTTCACCGCGGGTGGGGTTCCGGAAGTCATGCTGCACTTGCGGCGGCTTGGGCTGCTCCACGAGGGTTGCCTGACGGTGACCGGCAAGACGCTCGGGGAGAACCTCGACGCGTGGGAACATTCTGAGCGGCGGGTGCGCTTGCGGGCGTTGATGTGGGACCGCGACGGCGTCGATCCTGATAACGTGATCCTCCCGCCAGACCGCGCGCGCGCGCGGGGCCTGACGAGTACCGTGTGCTTCCCCACTGGAAACGTCGCGCCGCAGGGCTCGGTGATCAAGAGCACCGCGATCGACGCGTCGGTCGTGGACGCCGACGGCGTGTACCGCAAGGTCGGCCCGGCGCGTGTGTTCACCACGGAACGCGCGGCGATTGAGGCGATCAAAGGGAAAGGTCCTCAGGCCGTGCAGGCCGGTGACATCCTGGTGCTGATCTGTCGCGGGCCAATGGGAGCCGGCATGGAGGAGATTTACCAGATCACGTCCGCGCTCAAGTACCTGCCGTGGGGGAAACAGGTGGCGGTGATTACCGACGCGCGGTTCTCGGGCGTGTCGACGGGGGCGTGCATTGGGCATGTGGGCCCGGAGGCGTTGGCTGGTGGGCCCGTGGGGAAACTCCTCGACGGGGACCTGATCGAAATTCAAGTTGACCGGAACCACCTGGTGGGAAGCGTGAACCTGGTGGGACGCGGCGAAACCGTGTGGGGTGCGGAGGAGGGTGAGCGCGTACTCGCGGCACGCGCTCCGAGGCTGGATTTGCAGGCCGACCCGGCCCTGCCGGATGACACGCGGCTGTGGGCGGCCCTCCAGAACGCCAGTGGTGGGACGTGGGGTGGGTGCGTCTACGACGTTGATTCGATTACCGCGTTCTTTGGCGGATAG